The following proteins come from a genomic window of Lolium rigidum isolate FL_2022 chromosome 5, APGP_CSIRO_Lrig_0.1, whole genome shotgun sequence:
- the LOC124656086 gene encoding membrane protein PM19L-like — protein MAGVGRNMVAPLLVLNLIMYIIVIGFASWNLNHFINGTAFNRPGIAANGATFYFLVFAILAGVVGAASKLAGVHHVRTWRGDSLATTAASALVAWAITALAFGLACKEIHIGGFRGWRLRVLEAFVIILMFTQLLYVLMLHTGLFGNQFGTGGGYGAEHGYGDHHNKGMGVGTGAAATRV, from the coding sequence ATGGCGGGTGTGGGGCGGAACATGGTGGCGCCGCTGCTGGTCCTGAACCTCATCATGTACATCATCGTCATCGGCTTCGCGAGCTGGAACCTGAACCACTTCATCAACGGCACCGCCTTCAACCGCCCGGGCATCGCGGCCAACGGCGCCACCTTCTACTTCCTGGTCTTCGCCATCCTGGCTGGCGTGGTCGGCGCCGCCTCCAAGCTCGCGGGGGTGCACCACGTCCGGACCTGGCGCGGCGACAGcctggcgacgacggcggcgtcggCACTGGTGGCCTGGGCCATCACCGCGCTGGCCTTCGGGCTGGCCTGCAAGGAGATCCACATCGGCGGGTTCCGCGGGTGGCGGCTCCGGGTGCTGGAGGCGTTCGTGATCATCCTGATGTTCACCCAGCTCCTGTACGTGCTGATGCTGCACACCGGGCTGTTCGGGAACCAGTTCGGCACCGGCGGCGGGTACGGGGCGGAGCATGGCTACGGCGACCACCACAACAAGGGCATGGGCGTGGGCACCGGCGCCGCTGCCACCAGGGTCTGA